One Mycobacteroides salmoniphilum DNA segment encodes these proteins:
- a CDS encoding M28 family metallopeptidase: protein MGTKRVVYAVAVSAACALATVTACDRDGGEAPRSVPQAGSQEAVSFAHSLHEKVTVDNVVKHLSALQEIADKNKNNRAAGTPGFDQSVDYVVKALKDKGFDVQTPEFSFKYFQAKSLELTAGPKKVDAAVLSYSPGGQVRGRLVAARAEDSPGCTAADYDGLDIKGAVVLVDRGSCPFSEKERAAAERGAVGLIVADNVDESQSGGTLGEDAAPKIPVVGVTKSTGADLRAHPDQVVLKVDAETKDVKARNVIAQTKTGATTDVVMAGAHLDSVPEGPGINDNGTGTAAVLETALQLGPSPDVKNAVRFAFWGAEEEGLIGSTDYVKSLDVDALKDIALYLNYDMLGSPNAAYLTYDGDQSEAPDANEVPVRIPEGSAGIERTEIAYLAEQGKKAHDTEYDGRSDYDGFSRAGIPTGGIFSGAEDKMSSEEARDWGGKADQPFDPNYHQAGDTLANVNKDALKINAGGVAYTIGLYAQSIDGRNGVPVHEDRTRHKLKD, encoded by the coding sequence ATGGGGACTAAGCGGGTTGTGTACGCGGTCGCGGTGTCCGCGGCTTGTGCATTGGCGACTGTGACGGCATGCGATCGGGACGGCGGCGAGGCACCCCGCTCGGTGCCGCAGGCCGGATCCCAGGAGGCGGTCAGTTTCGCGCACTCCCTGCACGAGAAGGTGACCGTCGACAATGTCGTGAAGCATCTCTCGGCGCTCCAAGAGATTGCCGACAAGAACAAGAACAACCGGGCGGCGGGTACTCCCGGCTTCGACCAAAGTGTCGATTATGTGGTTAAAGCGCTGAAGGACAAGGGTTTCGACGTACAGACGCCCGAGTTCAGCTTCAAGTACTTTCAGGCCAAATCCCTTGAGTTGACGGCCGGTCCCAAGAAGGTCGACGCCGCGGTGCTCTCGTACTCGCCGGGTGGTCAGGTGCGGGGACGATTGGTCGCGGCCCGTGCGGAAGACTCGCCGGGCTGCACGGCCGCGGATTACGACGGACTGGACATCAAGGGTGCGGTGGTCCTGGTTGACCGTGGATCGTGCCCGTTCTCCGAGAAGGAGAGGGCTGCCGCCGAGCGCGGTGCGGTGGGCCTGATCGTCGCGGACAACGTCGACGAGAGCCAGTCGGGTGGGACCCTCGGTGAGGACGCCGCCCCGAAGATCCCCGTGGTGGGTGTCACGAAGTCGACCGGGGCCGATCTACGGGCGCATCCCGATCAGGTTGTCCTCAAGGTCGATGCGGAGACCAAGGACGTCAAGGCGCGCAATGTGATCGCGCAGACCAAGACGGGTGCCACGACAGATGTCGTGATGGCCGGCGCTCACCTCGACAGCGTTCCCGAGGGGCCGGGCATCAATGACAACGGCACGGGTACCGCGGCAGTTCTGGAGACCGCACTGCAGCTGGGGCCGAGCCCGGACGTCAAGAACGCGGTGCGGTTCGCGTTCTGGGGTGCGGAAGAGGAAGGGCTGATCGGTTCCACCGACTACGTCAAATCCCTTGACGTGGACGCACTGAAAGATATTGCCCTGTATCTGAATTACGACATGCTCGGGTCCCCGAACGCCGCATACCTCACCTATGACGGCGACCAGTCCGAAGCACCCGACGCGAACGAGGTACCGGTGCGGATCCCCGAGGGGTCGGCCGGTATCGAGCGGACAGAGATCGCGTACCTCGCCGAGCAGGGCAAGAAGGCTCATGACACGGAGTACGACGGCCGTTCGGACTACGACGGGTTCAGCCGGGCAGGCATACCGACCGGCGGCATCTTCTCCGGCGCTGAGGACAAGATGTCGTCCGAGGAAGCACGGGACTGGGGCGGCAAGGCGGATCAGCCCTTCGATCCGAACTACCACCAGGCGGGCGACACCCTGGCCAACGTGAACAAGGACGCGCTCAAGATCAACGCGGGCGGAGTCGCGTACACGATTGGCCTGTATGCGCAGAGCATCGACGGACGCAACGGGGTGCCCGTTCACGAGGACCGCACCCGTCACAAGCTGAAGGACTAG
- the thiE gene encoding thiamine phosphate synthase produces the protein MHPRSARLESAHLYLCTDARRERGDLAEFVDAALAGGVDIVQLRDKGSVGEQQFGRLEPSEELDCLAILGAAAARHGALFAVNDRADIARAAEADILHLGQDDLPLSVAREIVGPDVLIGRSTHDADQAAAAADDAEVDYFCCGPCWPTPTKPGRTAPGLGLVRTASELGASQPWFAIGGIDGARVPDVVAAGASRIVVVRAITAAADPRAAAASLRGLVLHRA, from the coding sequence ATGCACCCGCGTTCGGCCCGGCTTGAGTCCGCTCACCTCTATCTCTGCACCGATGCCCGGCGGGAACGCGGCGATCTCGCCGAGTTCGTCGACGCCGCCCTCGCCGGCGGGGTCGACATCGTGCAGCTGCGCGACAAGGGGTCGGTGGGTGAGCAGCAGTTTGGCCGGCTCGAGCCCAGCGAGGAGCTCGATTGTCTGGCGATTCTCGGTGCGGCCGCCGCCCGTCACGGTGCGCTGTTCGCGGTCAACGACCGCGCCGATATCGCCCGGGCAGCGGAGGCCGACATCCTGCACCTCGGCCAGGACGATCTGCCTCTTTCGGTCGCCCGGGAGATCGTCGGACCGGATGTACTGATCGGCCGGTCGACCCACGATGCCGATCAGGCCGCGGCCGCCGCCGATGATGCCGAGGTCGACTACTTCTGTTGCGGACCATGCTGGCCGACACCCACGAAACCGGGCCGCACCGCGCCCGGCCTGGGTCTGGTGAGAACAGCCTCTGAACTAGGGGCTTCTCAGCCCTGGTTCGCGATCGGCGGCATCGACGGGGCACGGGTGCCCGACGTGGTCGCCGCCGGAGCCTCACGCATCGTCGTGGTGCGCGCGATCACCGCGGCAGCCGATCCCCGCGCCGCGGCGGCGTCGCTTCGCGGGCTGGTCCTTCACCGAGCGTGA
- a CDS encoding ABC transporter ATP-binding protein, with protein MIELRSLTKVYGQTPAVDDLSVTVEPGVVTGFLGPNGAGKSTTLRMIVGLARPTSGTATIGGKQYHEIDHPLREVGALLDPKQFHPNRSARNHLRWIAAANDIASQRVDEVLEMVGLTEVANRHAGTFSLGMSQRLGIAVALLGDPQVLLFDEPVNGLDPEGIHWIRTLMQSLAAQGRTVLVSSHLLSEMANTADQLVVIGRGRLIAATSMHEFVSRAGADVVRVRSPQIDTLRLAAEESGFSVKVSERSGEESVLEISGVLIEQVGELAARRGVTLYELSPQRVSLEDAYLSLTDDAVQYRSRVDDPVTETTTDVPADAEGAR; from the coding sequence ATGATCGAACTGCGGTCGCTGACCAAGGTATATGGGCAGACCCCGGCGGTCGACGATCTTTCCGTCACCGTCGAGCCGGGCGTCGTGACCGGGTTCCTGGGCCCCAATGGGGCAGGTAAGTCGACCACGCTGCGCATGATCGTGGGGCTCGCGCGACCCACCTCGGGGACGGCGACGATCGGTGGCAAGCAGTACCACGAGATCGACCATCCGCTTCGCGAGGTCGGTGCACTGTTGGATCCCAAGCAGTTTCACCCCAACCGGTCGGCGCGCAATCACTTGCGGTGGATCGCCGCCGCCAATGACATTGCCTCCCAACGGGTGGATGAAGTGCTGGAGATGGTCGGGCTTACCGAGGTGGCCAATCGGCATGCCGGTACCTTCTCGCTGGGCATGTCCCAGCGGTTGGGCATTGCCGTGGCGCTGCTCGGTGATCCCCAGGTGCTGTTGTTCGACGAGCCGGTCAACGGTCTGGACCCCGAAGGCATCCACTGGATCCGGACGCTCATGCAGAGCCTGGCCGCGCAGGGGCGCACGGTGCTGGTCTCAAGTCATCTGCTGTCCGAAATGGCCAATACCGCAGACCAATTGGTGGTCATCGGCCGAGGCCGCCTGATCGCTGCGACATCCATGCATGAGTTTGTGAGCCGGGCCGGTGCCGACGTGGTGCGGGTGCGCAGCCCACAGATCGATACCCTGCGCTTGGCGGCGGAGGAAAGCGGCTTCTCGGTGAAAGTCTCGGAACGCAGTGGGGAAGAAAGTGTGCTGGAAATCAGCGGTGTTCTCATCGAGCAGGTCGGCGAGCTCGCCGCACGTCGCGGCGTAACGTTGTACGAACTTTCCCCACAACGGGTTTCGTTGGAGGACGCGTATCTGTCGTTGACCGATGATGCCGTGCAGTACCGCAGCCGGGTCGATGACCCGGTGACGGAGACCACGACCGATGTGCCCGCGGACGCGGAGGGTGCTCGCTGA
- a CDS encoding NUDIX domain-containing protein, with translation MRGDGDGWVVADTGARFWGRFGAAGLLLRAPLASGQPAVLLQHRAWWSHQGGTWALPGGARDSHESAEQAALREAAEEAGIAPGAMTIRSSVVTKRIDGQAHWTYTTVVADAAELLPTEANHESTELRWVPEEKIEGMRLHPGFKSAWPMLRVVEMLPRGVEGLGTVELEPGRFAWQLP, from the coding sequence GTGCGTGGCGACGGTGACGGATGGGTTGTCGCTGACACGGGTGCACGATTCTGGGGACGGTTCGGTGCGGCGGGTTTGCTGTTGCGCGCACCACTGGCGAGCGGTCAGCCCGCTGTCCTGCTGCAGCATCGGGCCTGGTGGAGCCATCAGGGCGGTACCTGGGCATTGCCCGGGGGCGCGCGGGACAGCCATGAGTCCGCCGAGCAGGCCGCGCTTCGGGAGGCGGCCGAAGAGGCGGGCATCGCGCCCGGTGCGATGACCATCCGTTCTTCGGTGGTAACGAAACGCATTGATGGTCAGGCGCACTGGACGTACACCACAGTCGTTGCCGATGCTGCCGAGTTGTTGCCCACAGAGGCCAATCACGAGAGCACCGAGCTGCGGTGGGTGCCCGAGGAAAAAATCGAGGGGATGCGGTTGCATCCCGGGTTCAAGTCGGCCTGGCCGATGCTGAGGGTTGTCGAAATGTTGCCACGTGGCGTGGAGGGGCTGGGCACTGTCGAGCTTGAGCCCGGGCGTTTCGCCTGGCAACTGCCGTAG
- a CDS encoding M28 family metallopeptidase: MALFRARGIARGCVLLAIAAVASCCAHPTPPGATAATPNPNLAADLARMVTVDAMVAHLQQLQQAADAHGGNRAEGTPGYDASADYVTKALKDRGFEVQAPELSRLKVLTEGKPLVDIGGRPYAVDQASYFAQTPKGGLKANIIRPSGKASGCAAADYGTLKLDGQIAVVDGAGCSVVDKHNVAKEKGAAAVLVTMQAGAGEGLFTPNYYEQLSIPVGIIDSGVDTLLRRNSSPITLVLDMSIAKVRSRNIIAQTATGDPANVVVAGAHLDSVAKGPGINDNGTGVAAVLETALQLGPRPVVNNAVRFAFWTAEEDGLAGSIEYAKGRSAEELNDIALYLNFDMLGSPNAGYFVLDGDQSATTPDPNRPPLDVPEGSAGIERTFAGYLNLAGKRPAAEEFNGRSDYGPFLAAGIPVGGISSGALETMSGPEAKMWQGRAGQPFDPNYHSAKDNLANVGKQALGINGSAVAFAVGTYALSTTGPNGVPERKVRRHSPQQR, encoded by the coding sequence ATGGCGTTATTTCGCGCGCGGGGGATAGCGCGCGGTTGCGTCCTACTCGCGATTGCGGCGGTGGCCAGCTGCTGTGCGCACCCGACCCCACCGGGTGCCACCGCTGCGACGCCCAACCCCAACTTGGCGGCGGATCTTGCACGCATGGTCACCGTGGACGCCATGGTGGCGCACCTGCAACAGCTGCAGCAGGCCGCCGATGCCCACGGCGGGAACCGCGCCGAGGGCACGCCGGGCTACGACGCCAGCGCCGACTACGTGACAAAGGCGTTGAAAGATCGCGGATTCGAGGTTCAGGCGCCGGAGCTGTCCAGGCTCAAGGTGCTTACCGAGGGTAAACCGCTCGTCGACATCGGCGGGCGGCCCTACGCGGTGGATCAGGCCTCCTATTTCGCCCAGACCCCCAAGGGTGGGCTCAAGGCCAACATCATCCGTCCCTCGGGCAAGGCCAGTGGTTGCGCCGCGGCGGATTACGGCACCCTCAAGCTCGATGGTCAGATCGCCGTGGTCGACGGTGCCGGGTGCTCGGTGGTCGACAAGCACAATGTCGCCAAGGAGAAGGGCGCGGCGGCCGTGCTGGTGACGATGCAGGCGGGCGCCGGCGAGGGTCTGTTCACCCCGAATTACTATGAGCAGCTGTCCATTCCGGTCGGAATCATCGACTCGGGAGTCGACACTTTGCTGCGCCGCAATTCCTCGCCGATAACCCTGGTGCTGGACATGAGCATCGCGAAGGTGCGCTCACGCAACATTATTGCCCAGACCGCAACGGGTGATCCGGCAAATGTGGTGGTCGCCGGAGCGCACCTGGACAGTGTGGCCAAGGGCCCGGGGATTAACGACAACGGAACCGGTGTGGCCGCGGTGTTGGAGACCGCACTGCAGCTGGGGCCCAGGCCGGTGGTCAACAACGCCGTCAGGTTCGCGTTCTGGACTGCCGAGGAAGACGGACTGGCCGGGTCGATCGAATATGCCAAGGGCCGCAGCGCCGAAGAACTCAACGACATCGCGCTGTACCTGAACTTCGACATGCTCGGCTCGCCGAATGCCGGCTACTTCGTGCTCGACGGTGACCAATCGGCCACCACACCGGATCCGAACCGGCCGCCCTTGGACGTACCCGAAGGATCCGCGGGGATCGAACGGACCTTCGCTGGATATCTCAACCTGGCAGGCAAGCGACCGGCCGCCGAGGAGTTCAACGGCAGATCCGATTACGGACCGTTCCTGGCCGCGGGTATCCCTGTCGGCGGCATCAGCTCGGGTGCGCTGGAGACAATGAGCGGTCCGGAAGCCAAGATGTGGCAGGGCCGCGCGGGCCAACCCTTCGACCCCAACTACCACAGCGCGAAGGACAACCTCGCGAACGTCGGCAAGCAGGCGCTGGGGATCAACGGTTCGGCCGTGGCCTTTGCGGTCGGCACCTATGCGCTGTCCACCACGGGACCCAATGGGGTACCGGAGCGCAAAGTTCGGCGACACTCTCCACAGCAGCGCTAG
- the thiO gene encoding glycine oxidase ThiO yields the protein MSSQQGSVAVIGGGVIGLSVAREAARGGWRVTVHDDGRKGPSWVAGGMLAPYSEAWPGEADLLDLGIESLRIWRDGFIDGDVDNTVITARGSLTVAVDTADVGELRTMIDWLAGRGHAVAETTNARDLEPLLAQNIRRGFTAPEELAVDNRKVLHALTADCAALGIRRGPPVANLDEASADQIVVANGVAAATLANLPVRPVKGEVLRLRRRPGAMPPPTHVIRARVHGRHVYLVPREDGVVVGATQYEHGHDTAPAVAGVRDLLDDACAVLPCLGEYEFAECAAGLRPMTEDNLPLVGRIDDRTLVAAGHGRSGFLLAPWTAKTIGALLDGGESPAAVDPRRFQKAHSQEAR from the coding sequence ATGTCGTCTCAACAAGGCTCGGTCGCCGTGATCGGCGGCGGTGTCATCGGGCTATCCGTGGCACGTGAAGCCGCCCGCGGCGGTTGGCGGGTCACCGTTCACGATGACGGCCGCAAGGGCCCGTCCTGGGTGGCGGGCGGAATGCTCGCGCCCTACAGCGAGGCCTGGCCCGGCGAGGCTGACCTGCTGGATCTGGGTATCGAATCCCTCCGGATCTGGCGTGATGGCTTCATCGATGGCGACGTGGACAACACCGTGATCACCGCGCGTGGGTCACTTACCGTGGCCGTCGACACCGCCGATGTCGGCGAGCTGCGCACGATGATCGACTGGCTGGCCGGGCGGGGCCATGCCGTCGCAGAGACCACCAACGCCCGGGACCTCGAGCCGCTGCTGGCGCAGAACATCCGCCGCGGATTCACGGCGCCGGAGGAACTCGCCGTCGACAATCGCAAGGTGCTGCACGCCTTGACCGCCGACTGCGCGGCGCTCGGCATACGAAGGGGCCCTCCGGTTGCCAACCTCGATGAGGCGTCCGCCGACCAGATCGTGGTCGCCAACGGGGTAGCGGCGGCGACACTCGCGAACCTGCCGGTTCGCCCGGTGAAGGGGGAGGTGCTGCGGCTGCGGCGACGTCCCGGTGCGATGCCGCCCCCCACCCACGTCATCCGGGCACGGGTCCATGGACGACACGTCTACCTGGTGCCCCGGGAGGACGGCGTCGTCGTCGGCGCCACGCAGTACGAGCATGGCCACGACACCGCGCCCGCTGTCGCGGGAGTGCGGGACCTGCTCGACGACGCGTGCGCGGTGCTGCCCTGCCTGGGCGAGTACGAATTCGCCGAATGCGCGGCGGGCCTGCGCCCGATGACCGAGGACAATCTGCCCTTGGTGGGCAGGATTGATGACCGCACGCTGGTGGCCGCGGGGCATGGCCGGTCCGGATTTCTCCTCGCGCCGTGGACGGCGAAGACGATAGGGGCGCTGCTCGACGGTGGCGAGTCGCCCGCCGCCGTCGATCCCCGCCGGTTCCAGAAGGCACATAGTCAGGAGGCCCGATGA
- a CDS encoding ABC transporter, with protein MGVIAAERIKVCTSRSAVWCSLLALALGVGLAGLQGGSASIYTPISPGDAAGGATVVGIPLLMVLAAMTVTNENRTAMVRTTFQATPNRLSVIGAKALVAGVWVAVVTAVTVLISIVLVRAMAGPVAGANLALDGPGVWNTMGAVTVYAFLCAVLAVAVGVLLKHTAGAVAVLLLWPTVLELMLGWLTDAGKALQPFLPFANGIRFTGVPWYTSDGVDFVWGTTGSLIYFATVVVITLAAALAVVQRRDV; from the coding sequence ATGGGGGTCATCGCGGCCGAACGGATCAAGGTCTGCACCTCTCGCTCGGCGGTGTGGTGCAGCCTGCTCGCCCTGGCATTGGGTGTGGGATTGGCGGGCCTGCAGGGCGGATCGGCCTCCATCTATACGCCGATCTCTCCTGGCGACGCCGCGGGCGGGGCGACCGTCGTCGGGATCCCGCTCCTGATGGTGCTGGCCGCCATGACGGTGACCAACGAGAACCGAACCGCAATGGTGCGAACCACCTTTCAGGCCACGCCCAACAGGTTGTCGGTCATCGGCGCCAAGGCCCTGGTGGCGGGGGTCTGGGTGGCGGTGGTCACTGCGGTCACCGTGCTGATCTCGATCGTGTTGGTACGCGCCATGGCGGGTCCGGTGGCCGGTGCGAACTTGGCGCTCGACGGCCCCGGCGTGTGGAACACGATGGGCGCGGTGACTGTGTACGCGTTCTTGTGTGCCGTTCTCGCGGTGGCAGTGGGAGTGTTGCTGAAGCACACCGCAGGCGCTGTCGCGGTGCTCCTGTTGTGGCCGACAGTGCTCGAGTTGATGCTGGGCTGGCTCACTGATGCTGGAAAGGCGTTGCAGCCCTTCCTTCCTTTCGCCAACGGCATCAGGTTTACCGGTGTGCCGTGGTACACCTCGGACGGTGTCGACTTTGTTTGGGGCACGACCGGTTCTCTCATCTACTTTGCTACCGTGGTTGTCATCACGCTCGCCGCGGCCCTGGCCGTGGTGCAGCGACGCGACGTTTAA
- the thiS gene encoding sulfur carrier protein ThiS — protein sequence MNIQVNGDAREVAEGANIWQLLDQLGFPERGIAVAINHTVVPKSDWGTTVSDGALVEVVTAVQGG from the coding sequence ATGAACATTCAGGTAAATGGTGACGCGCGTGAGGTTGCCGAGGGTGCCAACATCTGGCAGCTGCTCGACCAGCTGGGCTTTCCCGAGCGCGGTATCGCCGTGGCCATCAATCACACCGTGGTACCCAAATCCGACTGGGGCACCACGGTTTCCGACGGTGCCCTGGTGGAAGTCGTCACCGCAGTGCAGGGGGGCTAG
- a CDS encoding glutamate ABC transporter substrate-binding protein has translation MMRTATQGTARRLAVLAVIATVLAGCSTPENSIPLPQLTVPRPTPAEMTEQEPNRAHLDKVDTSCDPTASLRPTNDRAANDDAVAAIRKRGRLVVGLDIGSNLFSFRDPITGELTGFDVDIAGEISRDIFGTPERVEYRILSSADRVAALKNSTVDIVVKTMTITCARRKEVNFSTVYLMTYQRILTSRDSGITNAQDLSGRRVCAARGTTSLNRLSQITPPPVIMSVVTWADCLVALQQRQVDAVSTDDSILAGLMSQDPYLHIIGPNMSDEPYGIGMRLENTDLVRFVNRTLERIRRDGTWNALYRKWLSVLGPAPAPPSAKYRD, from the coding sequence ATGATGAGAACCGCGACACAGGGCACCGCACGCAGACTCGCTGTGTTGGCGGTCATCGCCACCGTGTTGGCCGGATGCTCGACACCCGAGAACTCCATCCCGCTGCCGCAACTCACCGTGCCGAGGCCGACCCCGGCCGAGATGACCGAACAGGAACCCAACCGGGCGCACCTGGACAAGGTGGACACCTCATGTGACCCCACCGCGAGCCTGCGGCCCACCAATGACAGGGCCGCCAACGACGATGCGGTCGCGGCGATCCGCAAGCGCGGCAGGCTCGTCGTCGGGCTGGACATCGGAAGCAACCTCTTCAGCTTCCGCGACCCGATCACCGGTGAGCTGACCGGATTCGACGTCGATATCGCCGGAGAGATCTCCCGCGATATCTTCGGCACCCCCGAGCGGGTTGAGTACCGGATCCTGTCCTCGGCGGATCGGGTCGCCGCCTTGAAGAACTCGACCGTCGACATCGTGGTGAAGACCATGACCATCACCTGCGCACGCCGCAAGGAAGTCAACTTCTCGACGGTTTATCTGATGACCTACCAGCGGATTCTGACCTCGCGGGATTCAGGCATCACCAATGCACAGGACCTTTCCGGCAGACGCGTGTGCGCCGCGCGCGGCACCACCTCCCTGAACCGGCTCTCGCAGATCACGCCACCCCCGGTCATCATGTCGGTGGTGACGTGGGCGGATTGCCTTGTGGCACTGCAGCAACGGCAGGTCGACGCGGTGAGCACCGACGACTCGATTCTCGCCGGCCTGATGTCCCAGGACCCCTATCTGCATATCATCGGGCCCAACATGAGCGATGAGCCGTACGGAATCGGCATGAGGCTCGAAAACACCGATCTGGTCCGGTTCGTCAATCGCACCCTGGAGCGCATCCGGCGCGATGGAACATGGAATGCCTTGTACCGCAAGTGGTTGAGCGTGCTAGGGCCCGCACCCGCACCTCCGAGCGCAAAGTACCGGGACTGA
- a CDS encoding thiazole synthase, producing the protein MGTGGAANLSILERALLASGTELTTVAIRRVDAAGGTGVLDLLKRLDIMPLPNTAGCRGAAEAVLAAQLAREALETDWIKLEVIADERTLLPDAVELVRAAEQLVDDGFVVLPYTNDDPVLARRLEDVGCVAVMPLGAPIGTGLGITNTHNIEMIVASAGVPVILDAGIGTASDAALAMELGCDAVLLATAVTRAADPERMAAAMAAAVTAGHLARHAGRIPRRFWAQASSPDPDGTTRQ; encoded by the coding sequence ATGGGTACCGGGGGTGCCGCGAACCTCTCGATTCTGGAACGGGCACTGCTCGCGTCCGGTACCGAGTTGACCACCGTGGCGATCCGCAGGGTCGATGCCGCCGGCGGCACCGGAGTGCTGGATCTGCTCAAGCGGCTGGACATCATGCCGTTGCCGAATACCGCGGGATGCCGGGGTGCGGCCGAGGCCGTGTTGGCCGCGCAGCTGGCGCGCGAGGCCCTGGAGACCGACTGGATCAAGTTGGAGGTCATCGCCGACGAGCGCACGCTGCTGCCCGACGCCGTCGAGTTGGTGCGCGCCGCCGAACAGCTCGTCGACGACGGGTTCGTGGTACTGCCCTACACCAACGACGATCCGGTGCTGGCTCGCAGATTGGAAGACGTGGGATGCGTGGCGGTGATGCCGCTCGGGGCCCCCATTGGCACCGGGTTGGGCATCACCAACACACATAACATCGAGATGATTGTGGCGTCCGCGGGCGTACCGGTGATCCTGGACGCGGGAATCGGCACGGCCAGCGACGCCGCCCTCGCGATGGAACTCGGTTGCGATGCCGTGCTGCTCGCGACGGCCGTGACCCGCGCTGCCGATCCCGAACGTATGGCGGCGGCCATGGCGGCGGCCGTGACCGCCGGCCACTTGGCTCGTCACGCTGGTCGCATACCCCGGCGTTTTTGGGCGCAGGCCTCCAGCCCGGATCCGGACGGAACCACACGGCAATAG